A portion of the Cryptomeria japonica chromosome 5, Sugi_1.0, whole genome shotgun sequence genome contains these proteins:
- the LOC131077985 gene encoding uncharacterized protein LOC131077985: MANTALLQASPKALMGVQKSPCISPSRDTYQFPHFSSFLTNQISINSVKRSFNNSIKINSKCCTKSFNGEFVQAEKTHMEKNVMQKQGDSEGPVNNQNDAVHWSTTAAFSGVVALVPFLVDPEKALAASGEFGLLEGRSAALIHPIAMGSLFVYTLWAGYLGWQWRRVRTIQDEINELKKQVKPLPKEESDAPAPPSPIQTKIQQLTEERKQLLKGSFRDRHFNAGSILLGFGVLEAVGGGINTWMRSGKLFPGPHLFAGAGITVLWALAAALVPAMQKGNDVARSLHIALNSVNVVLFIWQIPTGIEIVLKVFEFTKWP; the protein is encoded by the exons ATGGCAAACACGGCGCTCCTGCAAGCATCCCCAAAAGCTCTGATGGGTGTTCAGAAATCTCCGTGTATCAGTCCTTCGAGAGACACCTATCAGTTTCCTCACTTTTCCAGCTTCCTTACAAACCAAATTTCCATAAATTCTGTTAAGAGAAGCTTCAATAACAGTATAAAAATCAATTCTAAATGCTGCACGAAGTCCTTCAATGGAGAATTTGTGCAAGCTGAGAAGACCCACATGGAGAAAAATGTAATGCAGAAGCAGGGGGACTCTGAAGGACCAGTAAACAATCAGAATGATGCTGTGCATTGGTCGACGACAGCAGCTTTTTCCGGTGTGGTGGCATTGGTGCCATTTCTGGTTGATCCAGAG AAAGCTCTTGCGGCAAGTGGAGAGTTTGGATTATTGGAGGGTCGTTCTGCAGCTTTGATCCACCCCATTGCAATGGGTTCTTTGTTTGTTTATACTTTGTGGGCTGGCTATCTTGGATGGCAATGGCGAAGAGTCCGAACTATTCAGGATGAAATCAATGAGTTGAAGAAGCAAGTGAAGCCCCTGCCCAAGGAAGAAAGCGATGCACCTGCTCCCCCTTCACCCATACAGACAAAGATCCAGCAGCTCACTGAG GAGAGGAAACAACTGCTCAAGGGCTCATTCAGAGATAGACATTTTAATGCTGGCTCAATTCTGCTGGGATTTGGAGTTCTGGAGGCAGTAGGTGGAGGTATCAACACATGGATGCGATCTGGAAAGCTTTTCCCAGGACCTCACTTATTTGCAGGAGCAG GTATTACTGTTTTGTGGGCCTTGGCTGCTGCTCTGGTTCCTGCAATGCAAAAGGGAAATGATGTTGCAAGGAGCCTCCACATAGCCTTAAACAGTGTCAATGTTGTACTTTTTATTTGGCAAATACCAACTGGCATTGAAATAGTTTTGAAGGTTTTTGAGTTTACAAAATGGCCTTGA